In the Myxococcus guangdongensis genome, one interval contains:
- a CDS encoding non-ribosomal peptide synthetase codes for MNATELIAELTRLGVELKVEGEHLRVRAARNVITPELQQHIAARKAEVLELLRRQGEALRSEQEHAPFPLTEIQEAYLVGRGTDFGVGGISCHLYHELDGRELDVERLSRAWRRLIERHAMLRAVVLPSGEQRVLEQVPTFSMPVLDLRGQASDVVESKLAGIRQELSNRSVPLGQWPTFELRATLLDGHRTRIHLDIDAITMDAAAVLALLEEWRELYVTPEKVLEPVPVSFREHVLAEVSARDTNAYRSAEAYWRARLDDLPEAPVLPLATPPEQLVRPAFRRLSGSLDARRWERLKERSAQAGLTRSGVVCAAFAEVLAAWSESARFCLNLTLFRRLPIHPAIDKVVGDFTTNVLLEVDGSGTSFTQRAVQLREQLARDLEHLLFSGMRVMRERARRREGAAGALMPIVFTSLLGHRPGSAGAGSPFGWLGETVHGITQTPQVWLDHQVREEDGALRYSWDSPEGLFPSGMLEDAFAAYEALLGRLAEDDAAWEARSPVRLPAAQAARREAFNATTSPIPEARLEALFLAQAQRAPAHAAVVSAGRTLSYAELRGHAGALATRLAELDARPDGLVAVILEKGWRQVVAVTAIHLAGAAYLPIDPTLPDERRRLLLQEGKVRIVVTEPGQVERFAWPEGVQVVSIPDSANGALPPAPARSPADLAYCIYTSGSTGRPKGVMVEHRAAANTLQDINARFGVGPEDRVFGLSSLGFDLSVYDIFGSLAAGATLVLPEPDATWEPASWLRWLREERVTVWNSVPTLMEMLVDLVETRGERLPESLRLVLMSGDWIPVTLPDRIRRLSHDIQVISLGGATEGAVWSILHPITHVEPGARSIPYGRPMLNQRFHVLDEALAPRPEHVPGDLFIGGVGLARGYFGDEEMSRARFFTHPGTGERLYRTGDLGRFLPGGVIEFLGRKDFQVKVAGHRIELGEIEAALARHPAIREAVVAAPGERTQRKLVGYVTPVEGQPAPTDDALREFLGRTLPHYMVPGVFMRLRALPQSSNGKVDRKALPTPVEEPAHGAVPLDARGGEVYTRITRLVAEVLKRPSVEPEASLLQLGATSVELIKLATLLEQAFGSRPRMSEFLTLRNTADIVAYYTRRQSTEVPPASAKVEEGLLLDPEQREAWKRARHGVRTFDMGAPVVPMAGLAEGEARRRQLERSSHRTFSSEPVEAQALGRLLSCLRSLDVAGRFKYQYGSAGSAYGVQLYLHVAAGRVRGLEAGAYYHEPVRHALVRLAAVDALDASLHAPTNRPMFASSAFSLFLVCDRRAIAPLYGEKWRDFALLEAGLISQLLELRAAEQQLGLCQVGELRFDDVRDAFRLEEPHVYLHGLVGGSIAWEEGAL; via the coding sequence TTGAATGCCACCGAACTCATTGCCGAGCTGACGCGCCTGGGTGTGGAGCTCAAGGTCGAGGGCGAGCACCTCCGGGTCCGCGCCGCGCGCAACGTCATCACGCCCGAGCTGCAGCAGCACATCGCCGCCCGGAAGGCGGAGGTGCTCGAGCTGCTCCGGCGGCAGGGCGAGGCCCTCCGCTCCGAGCAGGAGCACGCGCCCTTCCCGCTGACCGAAATCCAGGAGGCCTATCTGGTCGGACGCGGCACCGACTTCGGCGTCGGGGGCATCTCCTGTCACCTGTACCATGAGCTCGACGGGCGCGAGCTGGACGTGGAGCGGCTGTCTCGCGCGTGGCGGCGCCTCATCGAACGGCACGCGATGCTGCGCGCCGTGGTGCTCCCGTCGGGAGAGCAGCGCGTGCTGGAGCAGGTGCCCACCTTCTCCATGCCCGTGCTGGACCTGCGTGGCCAGGCCTCGGACGTCGTCGAGTCGAAGCTCGCCGGGATTCGACAGGAGCTCTCCAACCGCTCCGTGCCCCTGGGGCAATGGCCCACCTTCGAGCTGCGCGCGACGCTGCTCGATGGGCACCGCACGCGCATCCACCTGGACATCGACGCCATCACGATGGATGCCGCCGCCGTGCTCGCGCTCCTCGAGGAGTGGCGCGAGCTGTACGTGACGCCGGAGAAGGTGCTGGAGCCGGTGCCGGTGTCCTTCCGGGAGCACGTGCTCGCGGAGGTCTCCGCCCGCGACACGAATGCCTACCGGAGCGCCGAGGCCTACTGGCGCGCGCGCCTGGATGACCTGCCGGAAGCCCCGGTGCTGCCCCTGGCCACGCCTCCCGAGCAGCTGGTGCGCCCCGCGTTCCGGCGGCTGAGCGGGAGCCTGGACGCGCGGCGGTGGGAGCGGCTGAAGGAGCGGTCCGCGCAAGCCGGGCTGACCCGCTCCGGCGTGGTCTGCGCCGCGTTCGCGGAGGTGCTCGCGGCGTGGAGCGAGAGCGCCCGCTTCTGTCTCAACCTCACGCTCTTCAGGCGCCTGCCCATCCACCCGGCCATCGACAAGGTGGTTGGTGACTTCACGACGAACGTGCTGCTCGAGGTCGACGGGAGCGGCACGTCGTTCACCCAGCGCGCGGTCCAACTCCGGGAGCAGCTGGCCCGCGACCTCGAGCACCTGCTCTTCAGCGGCATGCGGGTGATGCGCGAGCGCGCGCGGCGGCGCGAGGGCGCCGCGGGGGCGCTCATGCCCATCGTCTTCACGAGCTTGCTGGGACACCGCCCCGGCAGCGCGGGCGCGGGCTCTCCCTTCGGGTGGCTGGGCGAGACGGTCCACGGCATCACCCAGACGCCGCAGGTGTGGCTCGACCACCAGGTCCGGGAGGAGGACGGGGCGCTGCGCTACTCCTGGGACAGTCCGGAGGGGCTCTTCCCGTCGGGCATGCTCGAGGACGCCTTCGCGGCCTACGAGGCCCTGCTCGGTCGGCTCGCGGAGGATGACGCCGCCTGGGAGGCTCGCTCTCCCGTACGTCTGCCGGCCGCGCAGGCCGCGCGCCGTGAGGCGTTCAACGCCACCACGTCTCCCATCCCCGAGGCGCGCCTGGAGGCGCTCTTCCTGGCCCAGGCGCAGCGAGCACCCGCTCACGCCGCGGTGGTGAGCGCGGGGCGGACGTTGAGCTACGCGGAGCTTCGTGGACACGCGGGCGCGCTGGCGACCCGACTGGCCGAGCTGGACGCGCGGCCCGACGGGTTGGTCGCCGTCATCCTGGAGAAGGGCTGGAGGCAGGTGGTCGCGGTGACGGCCATCCATCTGGCCGGGGCGGCGTATCTCCCCATCGACCCCACGCTGCCGGATGAGCGCCGTCGGCTCCTGCTCCAGGAGGGGAAGGTCCGCATCGTGGTGACGGAGCCGGGGCAGGTGGAGCGGTTCGCGTGGCCGGAGGGCGTCCAGGTGGTGAGCATCCCGGACAGCGCGAACGGCGCGCTTCCGCCCGCGCCCGCGCGTTCGCCGGCGGACCTGGCGTACTGCATCTACACCTCGGGTTCGACGGGGCGCCCCAAGGGGGTGATGGTCGAGCACCGCGCCGCGGCGAACACGCTCCAGGACATCAACGCCCGCTTCGGGGTCGGCCCGGAGGACCGGGTCTTCGGCCTGTCGTCGCTCGGCTTCGACCTGTCGGTCTACGACATCTTCGGGAGCCTGGCGGCGGGCGCGACGCTCGTGCTGCCCGAGCCCGACGCGACGTGGGAGCCCGCGAGCTGGCTGCGGTGGCTGCGCGAGGAGCGCGTGACGGTGTGGAACTCCGTCCCGACGCTGATGGAGATGCTGGTGGACCTGGTGGAGACGCGCGGTGAGCGCCTCCCGGAGTCCCTGCGCCTGGTGTTGATGAGCGGTGACTGGATTCCCGTCACGCTGCCGGACCGCATCCGGAGGCTGTCCCACGACATCCAGGTCATCAGCCTGGGCGGGGCCACCGAGGGCGCGGTCTGGTCGATTCTGCACCCCATCACCCACGTCGAGCCCGGGGCGCGCAGCATCCCCTACGGCCGGCCGATGCTGAACCAGCGCTTCCATGTGCTCGACGAGGCGCTGGCGCCGCGGCCGGAGCATGTGCCGGGGGACCTCTTCATCGGAGGGGTCGGTCTGGCCCGGGGCTACTTCGGTGACGAGGAGATGTCGCGCGCGCGCTTCTTCACGCATCCGGGCACGGGCGAGCGCCTCTACCGCACGGGCGACCTGGGCCGCTTCCTGCCCGGTGGGGTCATCGAGTTCCTGGGCCGCAAGGACTTCCAGGTCAAGGTCGCCGGACACCGCATCGAGCTGGGTGAAATCGAGGCCGCGCTCGCGCGTCATCCCGCCATCCGCGAGGCCGTCGTCGCCGCTCCCGGGGAGCGCACGCAGCGCAAGCTGGTGGGCTACGTCACTCCCGTGGAGGGGCAGCCCGCGCCCACCGACGACGCGCTGCGGGAGTTCCTGGGCAGGACGCTGCCGCACTACATGGTGCCGGGCGTCTTCATGCGGCTGCGGGCGCTGCCGCAATCGTCGAACGGCAAGGTGGACCGCAAGGCCCTGCCCACGCCGGTGGAGGAGCCCGCCCACGGCGCGGTGCCGCTGGATGCGCGCGGCGGAGAGGTCTACACGCGAATCACCCGTCTCGTCGCCGAGGTCCTCAAGCGCCCCAGCGTCGAGCCGGAGGCCTCGCTGCTCCAGCTCGGCGCCACGTCGGTGGAGCTCATCAAGCTGGCGACGTTGTTGGAGCAGGCCTTCGGGAGCCGGCCCCGGATGTCCGAGTTCCTCACGCTGCGCAACACCGCGGACATCGTCGCCTACTACACCCGGCGCCAGTCGACGGAGGTCCCTCCCGCGAGCGCGAAGGTCGAGGAGGGGTTGCTGCTGGACCCCGAGCAGCGCGAGGCCTGGAAGCGCGCGCGTCACGGAGTCCGCACCTTCGACATGGGGGCGCCCGTGGTCCCGATGGCCGGGCTCGCGGAGGGCGAGGCGCGGCGCCGTCAGCTGGAGCGCTCCAGCCACCGGACCTTCTCGTCCGAGCCCGTGGAGGCCCAGGCGCTGGGCCGCCTGCTGTCGTGTCTGCGCTCGCTCGATGTCGCGGGGCGCTTCAAATACCAGTACGGCTCGGCGGGGAGCGCGTACGGCGTCCAGCTGTACCTCCACGTGGCCGCGGGACGGGTCCGGGGGCTGGAGGCGGGCGCGTACTACCACGAGCCGGTGCGCCACGCGCTGGTGCGGCTCGCGGCGGTGGACGCGCTCGACGCGAGCCTCCACGCGCCCACCAACCGGCCCATGTTCGCCAGCTCCGCGTTCTCGCTCTTCCTGGTGTGTGACAGGCGCGCCATCGCGCCGCTCTACGGTGAGAAGTGGCGGGACTTCGCGCTGCTCGAGGCGGGGCTCATCTCGCAGCTGTTGGAGCTGCGCGCCGCGGAGCAGCAGCTCGGGCTCTGCCAGGTGGGGGAGCTGCGCTTCGACGACGTCCGGGACGCGTTCCGGTTGGAGGAACCCCACGTGTACCTGCACGGCCTCGTGGGCGGCTCCATCGCCTGGGAAGAGGGGGCGTTGTGA